One Kaistella polysaccharea DNA segment encodes these proteins:
- the fabG gene encoding 3-oxoacyl-[acyl-carrier-protein] reductase, translating into MGLLEGKVALITGATRGIGKGIAEVFAKEGAHVAFTYAGSVDKAKALEAELGKITTVKSYQSDASDYDAAQKLAADVMADFGKIDILINNAGITRDNLMLRMSKDDWDTIIKVNLDSVFNLTKAVIKPMMKARSGSIINMTSVVGIKGNAGQANYAASKAGVIGFSKSIALELGSRNIRCNAIAPGFIETEMTAALDEKTVQGWREAIPLKRGGQPEDVANACVFLASDRSAYITGQVLNVDGGMLT; encoded by the coding sequence ATGGGATTATTAGAAGGAAAAGTTGCCCTCATCACCGGCGCAACCCGCGGAATTGGAAAAGGAATTGCTGAAGTTTTTGCAAAAGAAGGTGCGCACGTCGCATTTACTTACGCGGGTTCTGTGGATAAGGCAAAAGCTTTGGAAGCAGAATTGGGCAAAATTACGACGGTAAAATCTTATCAGTCAGATGCTTCTGATTATGATGCGGCTCAGAAATTGGCGGCAGATGTGATGGCAGATTTCGGGAAAATCGATATTCTGATTAATAATGCCGGAATCACGAGAGATAATTTAATGCTTAGAATGTCTAAAGATGATTGGGATACGATTATCAAAGTAAATTTAGATTCAGTTTTCAATTTGACAAAAGCAGTTATTAAACCCATGATGAAGGCAAGATCTGGCTCGATTATCAACATGACTTCGGTTGTTGGTATTAAAGGAAACGCGGGCCAGGCAAATTATGCCGCGTCAAAAGCGGGAGTTATTGGTTTTTCAAAATCAATTGCGTTAGAGCTGGGTTCTCGAAACATACGTTGTAATGCGATTGCTCCAGGATTTATTGAAACCGAAATGACTGCAGCACTAGACGAAAAAACCGTTCAGGGTTGGAGAGAAGCGATTCCTTTGAAACGCGGTGGTCAGCCCGAAGATGTGGCGAATGCATGTGTTTTTCTCGCCAGCGACAGGTCGGCGTACATCACAGGGCAGGTGCTGAACGTGGATGGCGGAATGCTGACTTAA
- the egtB gene encoding ergothioneine biosynthesis protein EgtB produces MNSLLKQFQKTRAATVALCEPLHIEDYIPQPVDFASPPKWHLSHSTWFFEEMVLKKYLENYKVYNPHFSFLFNSYYQTLGDRAIRTERGTITRPTVAEVYEYRKYVDEHVEKLLQNTDDDEIEKLIILGINHEQQHQELLITDLKHTLSYNPIYPVYKENFNLTAHSNIDQGWLNVPEGFYDIGFEGEGFHFDNEKGRHKVFLHAFDISKSLVTNGDYLEFMESGGYENFKYWLDEGWSWVTENQIKCPLYWKKIEGKWHSFTLEGLKIIEPDHILTHISFYEAQAFAMWKGLRLPTEFEWEVAADQLNWGQRWEWTYSAYLPYPNFSIAEGAVGEYNGKFMVSQMVLRGSSSATAEGHERKTYRNFFHPKYRWQITGIRLAK; encoded by the coding sequence ATGAATTCTTTACTCAAACAATTTCAGAAAACACGTGCCGCAACGGTTGCGCTTTGCGAGCCTCTTCATATAGAGGATTATATTCCGCAACCTGTGGATTTTGCAAGTCCGCCGAAGTGGCACCTCAGTCATTCGACCTGGTTTTTTGAGGAAATGGTTCTAAAAAAATATCTGGAAAACTATAAAGTTTATAATCCGCACTTTTCCTTTCTTTTCAACAGTTACTACCAAACTTTGGGTGATCGCGCAATTAGAACTGAGCGCGGAACTATTACCAGACCAACTGTTGCCGAAGTTTACGAATACCGTAAATATGTCGACGAGCACGTCGAAAAATTGCTTCAAAATACAGACGATGATGAAATCGAGAAACTCATAATTTTAGGGATTAATCATGAGCAACAGCATCAGGAACTTTTAATTACCGATTTAAAGCATACACTTTCTTACAATCCAATTTACCCCGTTTATAAAGAGAATTTCAATCTAACTGCGCATTCAAATATTGACCAAGGTTGGTTAAATGTACCGGAAGGCTTTTACGATATAGGTTTTGAGGGAGAAGGTTTTCATTTTGATAATGAAAAAGGACGTCATAAAGTTTTCCTGCATGCTTTTGATATTTCAAAATCGTTGGTAACCAATGGTGATTATTTGGAATTTATGGAAAGTGGTGGATACGAAAATTTTAAATATTGGTTAGATGAGGGTTGGAGTTGGGTTACTGAAAACCAAATAAAATGCCCTCTTTACTGGAAAAAGATAGAAGGGAAATGGCATTCCTTTACTTTAGAAGGCTTGAAAATCATTGAACCTGACCATATTCTAACGCATATTTCATTTTACGAAGCGCAAGCTTTTGCCATGTGGAAAGGTCTGAGATTGCCCACAGAATTTGAATGGGAAGTTGCAGCAGATCAATTAAATTGGGGACAAAGATGGGAATGGACCTATTCCGCATATCTTCCTTATCCTAATTTTTCTATTGCCGAAGGAGCAGTTGGCGAGTACAATGGTAAATTTATGGTGAGCCAAATGGTTTTAAGAGGATCATCATCTGCGACCGCAGAAGGTCACGAAAGAAAAACATACAGAAACTTTTTTCACCCGAAATACAGGTGGCAAATTACCGGAATAAGATTAGCAAAATGA
- a CDS encoding L-histidine N(alpha)-methyltransferase: protein MTKNATFLKDVNDGLSQNPKYISSHYFYNKAGDELFQQIMEMPEYYLTNSELEIFSNQSDDFIKSFEIDENEEFELIELGAGDGKKTEHLLKSLLDKNFNFKFIPVDISLNSLEVITNRMEAQFPDLEISAQQGDYFQVLDDLFLSDKTKIIIFIGSNLGNMEDEVASEFLQKISQHLKTNEKLLLGLDLIKSQDIVLPAYNDAAGITRDFNLNLLKRINYELGADFNLENFQHAPEYTEVEGIAKSFLKSTKKQTVYIKELDRYFDFADDELIHTEISRKYDDQVLQDLIEGTNFEITHKFLDSKKYFADYILTKK, encoded by the coding sequence ATGACGAAAAACGCCACTTTTTTAAAGGATGTAAATGACGGCCTCAGTCAAAATCCGAAATATATTTCTTCCCATTATTTTTACAATAAAGCTGGAGACGAACTTTTTCAGCAGATTATGGAAATGCCGGAATATTATCTGACCAATTCAGAACTCGAAATTTTTAGCAATCAGAGCGACGATTTTATCAAATCATTTGAAATTGATGAAAACGAGGAATTTGAGCTGATTGAATTGGGAGCTGGAGATGGCAAAAAGACAGAACATTTATTAAAATCGCTGCTCGATAAAAACTTTAACTTTAAATTTATTCCGGTTGATATTTCCCTAAACAGCTTAGAGGTAATCACTAATCGGATGGAAGCTCAGTTTCCTGATTTAGAGATTTCTGCGCAACAAGGTGATTACTTTCAGGTTTTAGATGATCTTTTTCTCTCGGATAAAACTAAGATTATTATATTTATTGGGTCGAATCTTGGCAATATGGAAGATGAAGTTGCCTCTGAATTTCTACAGAAAATTTCTCAGCATTTAAAGACTAATGAAAAATTACTTTTAGGTCTAGACTTAATTAAATCACAAGATATTGTACTTCCAGCCTATAATGACGCTGCAGGAATCACGAGAGATTTTAATCTTAATTTATTGAAAAGAATTAATTATGAATTGGGTGCAGATTTTAATCTCGAAAATTTTCAACATGCTCCCGAATATACCGAAGTGGAAGGAATTGCAAAAAGCTTTTTAAAAAGTACGAAAAAGCAAACCGTCTATATTAAAGAGTTAGATCGCTATTTTGATTTCGCGGATGATGAGCTGATCCATACAGAAATTTCTCGAAAATATGATGATCAAGTTTTACAAGATTTAATTGAGGGGACGAACTTTGAAATCACCCATAAATTTTTAGATTCCAAAAAGTATTTTGCAGATTATATTCTTACTAAAAAATGA
- a CDS encoding aspartate/glutamate racemase family protein produces MKADLPEKGILGLGKASTLYYLSEVQSRYKEQGEEYSTLPFLMYQIDFQEINSFLPNQFSVLIPKIEHYIAQLSKLGISKLLVPNITLHETLDQIEFTIEICHPIQLTIDYLKKEQISEVFIFGTAYTMNSSYLKKYFSESNIVLKVPDYEDQQLIDNFRKLVYEEKASPAEILDFQNLIQKYSEKNLVVIACTELSVFAPKNETNCVDMVTLQTEEFLK; encoded by the coding sequence ATGAAAGCAGATTTACCTGAAAAAGGAATTTTAGGATTAGGTAAAGCGTCCACTTTGTATTATCTGTCTGAAGTTCAGTCGAGATATAAGGAGCAAGGCGAAGAATACTCTACCTTGCCATTTCTAATGTATCAAATTGATTTTCAGGAAATAAACTCGTTCTTGCCCAATCAGTTTTCAGTGCTGATTCCTAAAATTGAACACTATATTGCCCAACTTTCAAAGTTGGGAATTTCTAAACTGTTGGTGCCAAACATAACGCTACATGAAACGCTGGATCAGATTGAATTCACTATTGAAATTTGTCATCCGATTCAATTGACTATTGATTATTTAAAGAAAGAACAAATTTCTGAAGTTTTTATTTTCGGAACTGCGTACACGATGAATTCTAGTTATTTGAAAAAGTATTTTTCGGAAAGTAATATTGTTCTTAAAGTGCCGGATTATGAAGATCAGCAGCTGATAGACAATTTCAGAAAATTGGTCTACGAAGAAAAAGCTTCTCCGGCAGAAATTTTAGACTTTCAAAATTTAATACAAAAATATTCCGAAAAAAATCTGGTGGTAATTGCCTGCACAGAATTGTCGGTGTTCGCTCCAAAAAATGAAACTAACTGTGTTGACATGGTAACTTTACAAACTGAAGAATTCTTAAAATAA
- the surE gene encoding 5'/3'-nucleotidase SurE produces the protein MQKPLILVTNDDGITAPGIRNLVNFMNEIGEVVVVAPNSPQSGKGHAITIDSTLTFEEINLEGPQKDYSLSGTPVDCVKFALNKILTRKPDLVVSGINHGANSSINVIYSGTMSAAVEAGVEGLQAIGFSLLDFSWDADFSQAKEYIQDIVRKVLENPLPPGIVLNVNIPKLPKEEIKGIKVCRQAKAKWEENFDERINPHGKKYYWLTGYFNNMDSGDDADETALEAGFISIVPVKFDLTAHEHLQQLREILE, from the coding sequence ATGCAAAAGCCCTTGATATTAGTGACCAATGATGATGGAATAACCGCACCGGGAATTCGAAATCTAGTGAACTTTATGAATGAAATAGGAGAAGTCGTTGTAGTCGCTCCAAACTCACCGCAATCCGGTAAAGGTCACGCAATTACAATTGATTCGACCTTAACTTTTGAAGAAATTAATTTAGAAGGACCACAAAAGGATTATTCATTAAGTGGAACGCCCGTTGACTGTGTGAAATTTGCATTGAACAAAATTTTAACCAGAAAACCTGACTTGGTGGTTTCTGGAATTAATCATGGTGCCAATTCATCGATTAATGTGATTTACTCTGGTACGATGAGTGCCGCGGTAGAAGCAGGTGTAGAAGGATTGCAAGCCATCGGTTTTTCTTTGCTTGATTTTTCCTGGGATGCCGATTTCTCTCAAGCGAAAGAATACATTCAGGATATTGTAAGAAAAGTTTTAGAAAATCCTTTACCGCCAGGCATCGTTTTAAATGTAAATATTCCCAAACTTCCGAAAGAGGAAATAAAAGGGATAAAGGTCTGTCGCCAGGCAAAAGCCAAATGGGAAGAGAACTTTGATGAGAGAATCAACCCACATGGTAAAAAATATTACTGGTTAACCGGTTATTTTAACAATATGGATTCTGGTGACGATGCTGATGAAACTGCGTTGGAAGCTGGATTTATTTCTATCGTTCCTGTAAAATTTGACTTGACCGCGCACGAGCATTTACAACAGTTGAGAGAAATTTTGGAATAG
- a CDS encoding carboxy terminal-processing peptidase, translating to MFKKFSLNTLLLFIPLTSLVFCFNTPKNDDEKMSTIMISVKNTLSYLHYSPKPINDAYSQEVYKHYFEMVDASKRYFLQSDMAEFAQHKTKLDDYLNQGDLKFYKLTIDRLYQRVDEIDKITQDILSKPVNLNEDETLILEPKVKTSPANQTELASEWRKYIKYNILQEMESLTAKEEMQKEKKDSVQKFNLKDTIKLEILTPDEKRVKATQEVKDLVTDTFRRFKKRNKMDWFTVYMNSYTEVFDPHTNYYSPKNKEDFDTQFKGKVIGIGAIIQEKRGFLFLGPLTIGAPAWKSKQLTEGDKILKVRSKPGEDAVNVVGMLSDEAVRLIRGEKGTKVTLTVEKKDKTIREVTMIREEVAIEDTFARSIIVNSTDGKKYGFISLPSFNADFEDAKGRNASDDIKNELIKLKAQNVQGIVLDLRNNGGGSLTEVGDIMGLFMNEGPYVQVKDGNGKIQTLRNKSNTPLWTGPLVIMQNELSASASEILAGAIQDYGRGVVIGSPQSFGKGTVQTFVDLNRFLNSTDDFGSLKLTIQKFYRISGESTQRKGIESDIKMKDFYTYSEIGERYDDYALAWDKIPSVQYQPVNYFSILALQKGVEARLANNKTYQLVQESAQWKENLDKEETISLNREKFNEVMQKRKAQIKKFKGLEKFNNGLKFSLNPDEALREKKDEAFTKKTQLWTKNLQRDLYLQEAIHVISEMK from the coding sequence ATGTTTAAAAAATTTAGCCTCAATACTTTACTTCTTTTTATACCATTGACGAGTTTGGTGTTTTGTTTTAACACTCCGAAGAATGACGATGAAAAAATGTCGACGATCATGATCAGTGTAAAAAATACACTGAGTTATCTTCATTATTCCCCTAAACCTATTAACGACGCCTATTCGCAGGAAGTTTACAAGCATTACTTTGAAATGGTCGACGCTTCCAAGAGATATTTTTTACAGTCAGATATGGCTGAATTTGCGCAGCATAAAACCAAACTTGATGATTATCTTAATCAGGGAGATCTGAAGTTTTACAAATTGACTATAGACCGTTTATATCAAAGGGTTGACGAGATTGATAAAATCACACAGGACATTCTGAGCAAACCGGTTAATCTTAATGAAGATGAAACCTTGATTTTGGAACCGAAAGTGAAAACAAGTCCCGCAAATCAAACGGAGTTGGCTTCGGAATGGAGAAAATATATTAAGTACAATATCCTACAGGAAATGGAATCTTTAACTGCAAAAGAAGAAATGCAGAAAGAGAAGAAAGATTCAGTACAAAAATTCAATTTGAAGGATACCATTAAACTTGAAATTTTAACGCCGGATGAAAAGAGAGTGAAAGCAACTCAAGAAGTAAAGGATTTGGTCACCGATACCTTCCGAAGGTTCAAGAAAAGAAACAAAATGGATTGGTTTACGGTGTATATGAATTCGTACACCGAAGTTTTCGATCCGCATACAAATTATTATTCTCCGAAAAATAAAGAAGATTTCGATACCCAGTTTAAAGGAAAAGTGATTGGAATCGGTGCAATTATTCAGGAGAAAAGAGGGTTTTTATTCTTAGGTCCACTAACAATCGGAGCACCAGCTTGGAAATCTAAACAACTTACTGAAGGTGACAAAATTTTAAAAGTAAGATCTAAACCGGGTGAAGATGCTGTAAACGTAGTGGGAATGCTTTCCGACGAGGCAGTACGATTGATCCGGGGGGAGAAAGGAACTAAAGTAACTTTAACCGTAGAGAAAAAAGATAAAACGATTCGGGAAGTCACCATGATTCGGGAAGAAGTGGCGATTGAAGATACGTTTGCACGGAGCATTATTGTAAATTCTACCGATGGCAAAAAATATGGTTTCATCAGTTTGCCAAGCTTTAATGCAGATTTTGAAGATGCAAAAGGACGAAATGCGTCTGACGATATTAAAAATGAACTGATCAAACTTAAAGCCCAAAATGTTCAAGGAATTGTTCTTGATTTGCGAAATAATGGTGGCGGAAGTTTAACTGAAGTTGGCGATATCATGGGATTATTTATGAATGAAGGTCCTTATGTTCAGGTGAAAGATGGAAACGGAAAAATTCAAACGCTTCGTAATAAATCAAATACGCCGCTTTGGACAGGTCCGCTGGTAATCATGCAAAATGAACTTTCAGCTTCGGCTTCAGAGATTTTGGCTGGTGCCATTCAAGATTACGGCAGAGGTGTCGTTATCGGCTCGCCTCAATCTTTTGGAAAAGGAACGGTGCAGACTTTCGTTGATTTAAACAGGTTTTTAAATTCCACCGATGATTTCGGGTCTTTAAAATTAACGATTCAGAAATTCTACCGAATTAGTGGTGAATCAACACAGCGTAAAGGAATTGAGTCTGATATAAAAATGAAAGATTTTTATACCTATTCTGAAATTGGAGAGCGATATGATGATTATGCCTTAGCATGGGACAAAATTCCATCCGTACAATATCAACCTGTGAACTATTTTTCAATATTGGCTTTGCAAAAAGGAGTGGAAGCGCGACTTGCCAATAATAAAACCTATCAGCTTGTACAAGAATCTGCACAGTGGAAAGAAAATTTAGATAAGGAAGAAACCATTTCATTAAATCGAGAAAAATTTAATGAAGTAATGCAGAAAAGAAAAGCCCAAATCAAGAAGTTTAAAGGTTTAGAAAAATTCAATAACGGATTGAAATTTTCACTGAATCCTGATGAAGCACTGCGCGAGAAAAAAGATGAAGCATTTACCAAGAAAACACAATTGTGGACGAAAAATTTACAACGTGATCTTTATCTTCAGGAAGCGATCCATGTTATTTCCGAAATGAAATAA
- a CDS encoding 2TM domain-containing protein has product MQRKSLLTIGWITFFIGTLIFVFFTPEKSLKNYFINIFISGLYTFTIAVGNGVVNNYLNQRYSWVEETKKRTIFGIISTLIVNVILVLFCNYINFIIFQKQDVANFFSGEMGFSNWITINVALLISAFLHAKGFVEEWKSSTRQEVVQQKLIAKSANAQFESLKNQLDPHFLFNSLNVLSSLIDENPEQAQRFTSSMSKIYRYVLEQKDKELVTVEEEIEFARIYCDLLKTRFEDSVSFDFNVNAAELKFFVVPLSLQLLLENCIKHNFATSGKPLHIEIYVQDNHLIVENNLQQREQVKESAGIGLSNIVQRYALLTKQNVFIEKSPLFFKVKIPMLIQKIKTMNTISDQAQSYARASKRVKDLKGFYSNLIAYCVVIPFLIFINLRTAPEYYWFWWPALGWGIGVGLNALQVFGISNNWEEKQIQKILNKEK; this is encoded by the coding sequence ATGCAAAGAAAAAGTTTACTGACCATCGGATGGATTACCTTTTTTATAGGAACGCTCATCTTTGTATTTTTCACACCAGAAAAATCCTTGAAAAATTACTTTATTAATATTTTTATTTCGGGGTTATATACTTTTACAATTGCGGTTGGAAATGGAGTTGTCAACAACTATCTAAACCAAAGATATTCTTGGGTGGAAGAGACTAAAAAACGTACAATTTTCGGGATTATATCTACGCTGATTGTTAATGTAATTCTGGTTCTTTTCTGCAACTATATTAATTTTATTATTTTCCAGAAACAAGATGTTGCTAATTTTTTCTCGGGTGAGATGGGATTTTCGAATTGGATCACCATTAATGTCGCATTACTAATCTCCGCCTTTTTGCATGCAAAAGGTTTTGTTGAAGAATGGAAAAGTTCAACCCGACAGGAAGTCGTTCAGCAAAAACTAATTGCGAAGTCTGCCAATGCGCAGTTTGAAAGTTTAAAAAATCAATTAGATCCTCATTTTTTATTCAATTCCTTAAACGTCCTTAGTTCTTTAATTGATGAAAATCCGGAGCAGGCACAACGCTTCACGTCGTCGATGTCTAAGATCTACCGGTATGTTTTAGAACAGAAAGATAAAGAACTGGTCACCGTAGAAGAAGAAATAGAGTTTGCAAGAATTTATTGTGATTTGCTAAAAACCCGTTTTGAAGACAGCGTGAGTTTCGATTTTAATGTAAATGCTGCTGAATTGAAATTTTTCGTGGTGCCGCTTTCCTTACAATTATTATTGGAGAATTGCATTAAACATAATTTTGCGACGTCGGGAAAACCTTTACATATAGAAATTTATGTTCAAGACAATCATCTTATTGTAGAGAACAATTTGCAACAAAGAGAACAAGTCAAAGAAAGCGCTGGTATTGGTCTTTCAAATATTGTTCAGCGCTATGCTTTATTAACCAAACAAAATGTTTTTATTGAAAAATCACCTCTTTTCTTTAAGGTAAAAATACCAATGCTAATTCAAAAAATTAAAACCATGAATACAATTTCCGATCAAGCGCAATCTTATGCGCGAGCCTCTAAAAGAGTGAAAGACTTGAAGGGCTTTTACAGCAATCTTATCGCATACTGTGTGGTCATTCCTTTCCTTATCTTCATCAACCTGCGTACTGCACCAGAATATTACTGGTTTTGGTGGCCCGCTTTGGGTTGGGGAATCGGTGTGGGGCTTAATGCTTTACAGGTATTTGGTATCAGCAACAATTGGGAAGAAAAGCAAATTCAGAAAATTTTAAATAAAGAAAAATAA
- a CDS encoding 2TM domain-containing protein, whose protein sequence is MENLTKTEIDYSIAKERVNQLKKFYANLAIFTIVFAVYNFRQFYLTGEITILSFDKWSGVFWIWRIILAVKALKLFFFNTSWERRMLDKELNK, encoded by the coding sequence ATGGAAAACTTAACAAAGACAGAAATTGATTATTCGATCGCCAAAGAGCGCGTAAATCAGCTTAAAAAATTCTACGCAAACCTGGCAATTTTCACCATCGTGTTTGCAGTATATAATTTCCGACAATTTTACTTAACAGGAGAAATAACCATTTTAAGTTTTGATAAATGGTCCGGAGTTTTTTGGATTTGGAGAATTATTTTGGCGGTAAAAGCACTAAAACTATTCTTTTTTAATACAAGTTGGGAAAGAAGGATGCTAGATAAAGAACTCAATAAATAA
- a CDS encoding 2TM domain-containing protein, whose translation MENFNDTDIRYLEAKKRVKRIKGFYIHAFIYVVVNIGLILINVDYGKRSLDNIDLYWTPIFWGVGLLGHGLSVFLPNFILGKNWEEEKIRELMNKNK comes from the coding sequence ATGGAAAATTTTAACGATACTGATATCAGATATTTAGAGGCTAAAAAACGGGTAAAAAGAATCAAAGGATTTTATATTCATGCATTTATTTACGTTGTTGTAAATATTGGTCTTATACTGATCAATGTTGATTACGGTAAAAGAAGCTTAGACAATATTGATTTGTATTGGACGCCGATTTTCTGGGGAGTTGGGCTTCTTGGTCATGGTTTAAGTGTTTTTCTGCCAAATTTTATTTTAGGTAAAAACTGGGAAGAAGAGAAAATACGCGAATTAATGAATAAAAATAAGTAG
- a CDS encoding LytR/AlgR family response regulator transcription factor — MKTVIIEDEKPAARKLERLLSEFTDLELVGTIHSVEEGMQWFENNGAPDLIFSDIVLGDGLSFDIFDKISVKSFIIYTTAFDQYTLKAFKLNSIDYLLKPIMSEDLARAIEKFKSFLPSDIQYNTQEIKSLIKEDKQKLSRILVKIGYNLKIIQTAEVTCFFSENKIVYLQTSERTYPTDFTLDELQEVLEEQKFFRVNRQFIVNSDYIKNIHTSPFYKVELSAQPEEEITVSRDRLKDFKDWLCK; from the coding sequence ATTAAAACCGTCATCATTGAAGATGAAAAACCAGCGGCCCGAAAATTAGAAAGGCTTTTGAGCGAGTTCACTGATTTAGAACTTGTTGGAACAATACATTCCGTGGAAGAAGGCATGCAGTGGTTTGAGAATAATGGGGCGCCTGACTTAATCTTTTCAGATATTGTTTTGGGAGACGGACTATCTTTTGATATTTTCGATAAAATTTCGGTGAAGAGTTTTATCATTTACACCACGGCTTTCGATCAATATACATTAAAAGCTTTTAAGCTGAATTCTATCGACTATCTTTTAAAACCAATTATGTCTGAGGATCTCGCGCGCGCAATTGAAAAGTTTAAAAGTTTTCTGCCTTCGGATATTCAGTATAATACGCAGGAAATTAAATCATTAATTAAAGAAGATAAGCAAAAGCTTTCCCGTATTTTGGTTAAAATAGGATATAATCTGAAAATTATTCAAACCGCAGAAGTTACCTGCTTTTTTAGTGAAAATAAAATAGTGTATCTGCAAACATCAGAGCGAACTTATCCGACCGATTTTACTTTAGATGAATTACAGGAAGTTTTGGAAGAACAGAAGTTTTTCCGGGTGAACAGGCAGTTTATTGTGAACTCAGATTATATTAAAAATATTCATACTTCGCCTTTTTATAAAGTGGAACTGAGTGCGCAACCTGAGGAGGAAATAACGGTAAGTCGCGATCGTCTAAAGGATTTTAAAGACTGGCTTTGTAAATAA
- the cls gene encoding cardiolipin synthase → MNWILILEVLYVIFIVGVLLRVVYDTQSVTKTLAYILMVIFLPLIGVLIYFSFGINYRKNKLYSKKIIQDQEQQKKVLQKLEDYNRENLRNSKESLKFPGLSNMIYQTDRSPLTMNNHTQLLINGEEKFPVVLEELKKAQHHIHIEYYIYEDDEIGRAIEEILIAKAKEGVEVRFIYDDFGSSSIRKTLVKRLQENGVKAFPFYKIILIKLANRLNYRDHRKIIVIDGRVSFVGGINVSDKYINGKGKNELFWRDTHLKIEGDATAILQHIFIGDWNYCSNEKLTLNDFYFPKQEQKLADQHKTVQIVSSGPDSDRPSIYYAVIKAIQSAKTEVLLTTPYFIPGETIIDVMKMAGLSGVEVKLLVPGISDSYLVNAAAKSYYTDLLKAGVKIYLYQKGFVHAKTLVIDRELAMVGTANLDYRSFDLNFEVNAVVYDQELAAELATHFEEDLKDAKQIEINAWLQRPKHIQLIEKIVRLISPML, encoded by the coding sequence ATGAACTGGATTTTAATTCTAGAGGTTCTTTACGTTATTTTTATTGTCGGCGTTTTGCTCCGCGTTGTTTACGACACCCAAAGTGTGACCAAAACTTTAGCTTATATTTTAATGGTTATTTTTTTACCATTAATCGGTGTTTTGATTTATTTTTCTTTTGGCATCAATTATCGGAAAAATAAACTGTACAGTAAAAAAATTATCCAGGATCAAGAACAGCAAAAAAAGGTTCTGCAAAAATTAGAGGATTACAATCGGGAAAATCTGCGAAATTCCAAGGAAAGTTTAAAGTTTCCGGGTCTCTCGAATATGATTTATCAAACGGATCGAAGTCCTTTAACGATGAACAATCACACCCAGTTGCTCATCAATGGTGAAGAAAAATTTCCAGTTGTTCTAGAAGAGTTGAAAAAAGCACAACATCATATTCATATTGAATATTATATTTATGAAGATGATGAAATTGGTCGCGCGATCGAAGAAATATTAATTGCTAAAGCAAAAGAAGGCGTTGAAGTTCGTTTTATTTATGATGATTTTGGAAGTTCATCCATTCGAAAAACTTTGGTAAAAAGACTTCAGGAAAATGGCGTGAAAGCTTTCCCTTTTTATAAAATTATTTTAATAAAACTCGCGAACCGCCTTAACTATAGAGATCACCGTAAAATAATTGTAATTGATGGACGGGTTTCATTTGTAGGCGGAATTAATGTTTCGGATAAATACATCAACGGTAAAGGAAAAAACGAACTTTTTTGGCGGGATACGCATCTTAAAATTGAAGGTGACGCAACAGCTATTTTGCAGCATATTTTCATCGGCGACTGGAATTATTGTTCCAATGAAAAACTAACATTAAATGACTTCTATTTTCCGAAACAAGAGCAAAAATTAGCGGATCAACATAAAACGGTACAGATTGTTTCCAGTGGTCCAGATTCCGATCGGCCTTCCATTTATTACGCAGTTATAAAAGCTATTCAATCTGCAAAAACTGAGGTTCTGTTGACAACGCCTTATTTTATTCCCGGCGAAACAATTATCGACGTCATGAAGATGGCCGGACTTTCTGGTGTGGAAGTAAAACTTTTAGTGCCGGGAATTTCCGATTCTTACTTGGTGAATGCTGCGGCTAAATCTTATTACACCGACCTTTTAAAAGCAGGAGTTAAAATCTATCTCTATCAAAAGGGTTTTGTTCACGCCAAAACTTTGGTGATTGACCGTGAGCTTGCGATGGTGGGAACGGCAAATCTGGATTACCGAAGCTTCGATCTTAATTTTGAAGTGAATGCAGTTGTTTACGATCAAGAATTGGCAGCAGAATTAGCGACTCATTTTGAGGAGGATTTGAAAGATGCCAAACAAATTGAAATTAATGCCTGGTTGCAGCGCCCAAAACATATTCAATTGATCGAAAAAATCGTGCGCTTGATTTCGCCGATGCTTTAA